Proteins found in one Triticum urartu cultivar G1812 chromosome 4, Tu2.1, whole genome shotgun sequence genomic segment:
- the LOC125551948 gene encoding uncharacterized protein LOC125551948, with protein sequence MLELPQTWSQVYQLYHTTESRPTTPLRADLAIRKNKHKSNRRIFEEGPIHDQAEETPLHGQAEASPVHVQAEAAPVHVHAQAEADTSTGAAKGRGGGRAQVNGSGRGRGKGRGRGQAEAAIQDPFHAHAIFEAHDPFHGFDIQEVASQPTAANTREKLPVMRGSGSAGGRFMEYFTASGNH encoded by the exons ATGCTCGAACTGCCACAAACCTGGTCACAAGTATACCAGTTGTACCACACCACTGAGAGCAGACCTACCACACCACTGAGAGCAGACCTGGCGATAAGAAAAAACAAGCACAAG AGTAATAGAAGAATATTTGAAGAAGGACCAATCCATGATCAAGCTGAAGAAACACCACTTCATGGTCAAGCCGAAGCATCACCTGTTCATGTTCAAGCTGAAGCAGCACcagttcatgttcatgctcaagcTGAAGCAGATACTTCAACTGGTGCAGCCAAAGGCAGAGGGGGAGGAAGAGCACAAGTAAATGGAAGCGGAAGAGGCCGTGGAAAAGGCAGAGGCAGAGGACAAGCTGAAGCTGCAATTCAAGATCCTTTTCATGCGCATGCGATCTTCGAAGCACATGATCCTTTTCATGGGTTTGACATACAAGAAGTTGCTTCACAACCAACTGCAGCTAATACTAGAGAGAAGCTACCAGTAATGAGGGGTTCAGGTTCAGCAGGGGGCAGATTCATGGAGTACTTCACTGCCAGTGGCAACCACTGA
- the LOC125551949 gene encoding uncharacterized protein LOC125551949 yields MAPAPAPIRDLLTSFSPSSDFLALSSGDGRIKVWDAVRGHLQTEFADIPAVEVGALPETKRGHLALDYTCMKWVQLSTKKKRKAGSSLLVLGTGSGDVLALDVAAGQWKWRISDCHPGGVTAVAYSRHGRSVYTAGADGMVCKIDASDGSVAGKFKSSSKAISALAVSSDGTVLATAAGQLRTFDASDNKKIQKFSGHPVSVRNMIFSNNGEYVLSSGVGERYVAIWKLGSGKSQSSSCILSMEHPAIFVDCMCSGTNATEGEIDVLAISEVGICYFWSGNNMDDLRNKKPTKIALSESSLSRMNQDFTIFAAKLQGIDGPNSAHVLLAYGSVVKPSFDKLLVCYGKDVNLGVSEDGVLLPTVQPTTHQKGQSAKTKVTITALDRANAEDAILPLPKLHTQEKKRKHGVTKPSGVKLAIDSDLGTTSRLTEKRVPVQRIENDSICIEDLMRKYGVIDQSLVGHPDMATKILSDLFSSSGMTIDANLPSKKIRAHLRSLKPGDACKLLENLVCAWRSRSGSAELVLRWIYCLLVIHGRFIPSEKSRKLISDLEKMCAERYTATEDLLKLSGRLRLIMAQVDKDVKDVSSKAAVQSDEDEEDEIDEMVYGEDVDLSENSDNDAE; encoded by the exons ATGGCGCCGGCCCCCGCGCCGATTCGCGACCTCCTCACCTCCTTCAGCCCCTCCTCGGACTTCCTCGCCCTCTCGTCCGGCGACGGCCGCATCAAG GTATGGGACGCCGTGCGCGGCCACTTGCAGACGGAGTTCGCCGACATCCCCGCGGTGGAGGTCGGGGCGCTCCCCGAGACGAAGCGCGGCCACCTCGCCCTCGACTACACCTGCATGAAGTGGGTACAACTCTCCACCAAG AAGAAGCGGAAGGCTGGGAGTTCGCTGCTCGTGCTTGGGACGGGCAGTGGCGATGTCCTTGCGCTCGATGTTGCTGCGGGCCAGTGGAAGTGGAGGATCAGCGATTGTCATCCTGG GGGTGTGACAGCAGTGGCATACTCGAGGCATGGGCGGAGTGTGTACACAGCAGGCGCTGATGGCATGGTCTGTAAGATTGATGCCTCAGATGGATCTGTTGCAGGGAAATTTAAATCTTCCTCAAAGGCAATATCTGCATTGGCAGTTTCATCAG ATGGAACAGTTTTGGCAACAGCAGCTGGTCAGTTGAGGACCTTTGACGCTTCTGAcaacaaaaaaattcaaaaattctCTGGGCATCCG GTGTCTGTGAGAAACATGATTTTTAGTAACAATGGCGAATATGTTCTGTCATCTGGAGTTGGGGAACGCTATGTTGCCATTTGGAAGTTGGGCAGTGGTAAAAGTCAGAGTTCAAGCTGTATACTCTCTATGGAACACCCAGCAATCTTTGTGGACTGCATGTGTTCAGGTACTAATGCTACTGAAGGAGAAATAGATGTGTTGGCTATCTCTGAGGTTGGTATCTGCTATTTCTGGTCTGGGAATAACATGGATGACTTGCGCAATAAGAAGCCTACTAAGATTGCCTTGTCCGAGTCCTCCCTTTCAAGAATGAATCAGGATTTCACGATATTTGCCGCAAAACTTCAAGGAATAGATGGACCTAATTCGGCTCATGTCCTTCTGGCATATGGATCCGTGGTGAAACCATCTTTCGATAAGCTGCTGGTTTGTTATGGTAAGGATGTTAATTTGGGTGTATCTGAAGATGGAGTTCTCTTACCTACAGTTCAACCCACCACGCACCAGAAAGGTCAATCTGCTAAAACAAAAG TAACTATCACTGCTCTAGACCGGGCGAATGCAGAAGATGCCATTCTTCCTCTTCCGAAGCTTCATACacaagaaaagaaaaggaaacatGGTGTAACAAAACCGAGTGGCGTCAAACTTGCGATTGATAGTGACCTTGGTACCACTTCAAGGTTGACCGAGAAAAGAG TTCCAGTGCAAAGAATTGAAAACGACAGCATATGCATTGAAGATCTGATGAGGAAATATGGTGTCATTGATCAGAGTCTCGTCGGCCATCCTGACATGGCCACTAAAATCTTATCAGATCTGTTTAGTAGCAGCGGCATGACAATTGACGCTAATTTACCCAGCAAGAAG ATTCGAGCACATCTAAGATCTTTAAAGCCTGGAGATGCTTGCAAGCTTCTAGAGAATTTAGTATGTGCATGGAGATCAAG ATCTGGTAGCGCTGAGCTTGTTTTGCGTTGGATATACTGCTTACTAGTAATTCATGGTCGTTTTATCCCCTCGGAGAAATCAAGAAAACTAATTAGCGACCTGGAGAAG ATGTGTGCAGAAAGATACACAGCAACTGAAGATTTACTGAAGCTTTCTGGTCGTCTTCGGCTGATAATGGCACAG GTTGATAAGGATGTGAAAGATGTATCGTCTAAGGCCGCAGTCCAATctgatgaagatgaagaagacGAAATTGATGAAATGGTGTATGGTGAAGACGTGGATTTGTCTGAAAATAGTGACAATGATGCTGAGTAG
- the LOC125551950 gene encoding pathogenesis-related protein 1-like translates to MAFTDSWTHEIESPVAASRLFRAGVMDWHTLAPKLAPHIVASAHPVEGEGGIGSVRQFNFTSAMPFSLMKERLEFIDADKWECKSTLIEGGGIGTAIETATSHIKVEAAANGGSVVKVESTYKLLPGVEVNDEITKAKESVTAIFKAAEAYLVANPDAYN, encoded by the exons ATGGCCTTCACCGACAGCTGGACCCACGAGATCGAATCGCCGGTCGCCGCGTCGCGCCTCTTCCGTGCCGGCGTCATGGACTGGCACACACTAGCCCCTAAGCTCGCACCGCACATCGTCGCCAGCGCCCACCCCGTCGAGGGCGAAGGCGGCATCGGCAGCGTCAGGCAGTTCAACTTCACCTCAG CCATGCCCTTCAGCCTCATGAAGGAGAGGCTCGAGTTCATCGACGCCGACAAGTGGGAGTGCAAGTCCACCCTCATCGAGGGCGGCGGCATCGGCACCGCCATCGAGACGGCCACCTCGCACATCAAGGTggaggcggcggccaacggcgGGAGCGTCGTCAAGGTGGAGTCGACGTACAAGCTGCTGCCGGGCGTGGAGGTGAACGATGAGATCACCAAGGCTAAGGAGTCTGTCACGGCCATCTTCAAGGCCGCCGAGGCATACCTCGTCGCCAACCCGGACGCCTACAACTGA